In the genome of Grus americana isolate bGruAme1 chromosome 16, bGruAme1.mat, whole genome shotgun sequence, one region contains:
- the PISD gene encoding phosphatidylserine decarboxylase proenzyme, mitochondrial isoform X2, protein MCQSNTLQGPDLHTGKWLRSGNGSSSSCAADQHPQLESPGPAGSAGGTPNRRTRFRLQFPQLALRRRLGQLSCMSRPALKLRSWPLTILYYLLPFGALKPLTRVGWRPMSRVALYKSVPTRLLSRAWGRLNQVELPTWLRKPVYSLYIWTFGVNMKEAAVEDLHHYRNLSEFFRRKLKPQARPVCCLHSVISPSDGKILNFGQVKNCEVEQVKGVTYSLESFLGPRICTEELHFTQAPPGNSFQQQLVTKQGNELYHCVIYLAPGDYHCFHSPTDWRVSHRRHFPGSLMSVNPGVARWIKELFCHNERVVLTGDWKHGFFSLTAVGATNVGSIRIYFDQDLHTNSPCYSKGSYNDFSFISNNNKEGIPMRKGEHLGEFNLGSTIVLIFEAPKDFKFHLKAGQKIRFGEALGSL, encoded by the exons ATGTGTCAGTCAAACACCCTGCAGGGACCAGATCTGCACACAGGGAAATG GCTGCGTTCAGGGaacggcagcagcagcagctgtgccgCGGACCAGCACCCACAACTGGAGAGTCCAGGCCCGGCTGGCTCTGCCGGTGGTACACCAAATAGGAGAACTCGTTTCAG GTTGCAATTTCCCCAGCTGGCCCTGAGGCGAAGGTTGGGCCAGCTAAGCTGTATGTCTAGGCCTGCTCTGAAACTCCGTTCTTGGCCTCTGACTATTCTCTATTATCTTCTGCCTTTTGGTGCTCTTAAACCCTTGACCAGAGTGGGATGGAGGCCTATGAGCAGG GTTGCTCTGTACAAATCTGTACCAACTCGACTGCTGTCACGAGCCTGGGGTCGCCTGAACCAGGTGGAGCTGCCTACATGGCTCCGGAAGCCTGTTTACAGCCTGTACATCTGGACATTTGGAGTGAACATGAAGGAGGCAGCTGTTGAAGATCTGCATCACTATAGAAACCTCAGCGAATTCTTCCGCAGGAAGCTGAAACCACAAGCGCGGCCAGTCTGCTGTTTGCACAGTGTG ATTAGTCCCTCTGATGGAAAGATCCTTAATTTTGGACAGGTAAAAAACTGTGAAGTGGAGCAAGTAAAAGGGGTAACTTATTCTCTGGAATCTTTCTTGGGACCTCGCATCTGCACAGAGGAACTGCATTTTACCCAGG CCCCGCCTGGTAACTCTTTTCAGCAACAACTAGTCACAAAGCAGGGGAATGAGCTCTATCATTGTGTAATCTACCTTGCACCAGGGGATTATCACTGCTTCCACTCACCCACTGACTGGAGAGTGTCACACCGACGTCATTTCCCAG GCTCTCTGATGTCTGTGAATCCTGGGGTTGCTCGCTGGATCAAGGAACTGTTCTGCCACAATGAACGGGTTGTCCTTACAGGTGACTGGAAACAtggctttttctctttaacagcTGTAGGAGCAACAAACGTGGGCTCCATCCGCATCTACTTTGACCAG GACTTGCATACCAACAGTCCATGTTACTCTAAAGGTTCCTACAATGACTTCAGCTTCATCTCTAATAACAACAAGGAGGGAATCCCCATGAGGAAAGGAGAACATTTAGGGGAATTTAACTTGGGCTCTACGATCGTACTAATCTTTGAGGCACCCAAGGACTTCAAATTCCACCTCAAAGCCGGACAGAAAATCCGCTTTGGAGAAGCGCTGGGCTCTCTATAG
- the PISD gene encoding phosphatidylserine decarboxylase proenzyme, mitochondrial isoform X1, with protein sequence MVRCYKALSNPPPSCYNLRKVKIHVRRLRSGNGSSSSCAADQHPQLESPGPAGSAGGTPNRRTRFRLQFPQLALRRRLGQLSCMSRPALKLRSWPLTILYYLLPFGALKPLTRVGWRPMSRVALYKSVPTRLLSRAWGRLNQVELPTWLRKPVYSLYIWTFGVNMKEAAVEDLHHYRNLSEFFRRKLKPQARPVCCLHSVISPSDGKILNFGQVKNCEVEQVKGVTYSLESFLGPRICTEELHFTQAPPGNSFQQQLVTKQGNELYHCVIYLAPGDYHCFHSPTDWRVSHRRHFPGSLMSVNPGVARWIKELFCHNERVVLTGDWKHGFFSLTAVGATNVGSIRIYFDQDLHTNSPCYSKGSYNDFSFISNNNKEGIPMRKGEHLGEFNLGSTIVLIFEAPKDFKFHLKAGQKIRFGEALGSL encoded by the exons ATGGTGAGATGCTATAAAGCTTTATCTAACCCTCCACCCTCTTGCTACAACCTCCGCAAAGTTAAAATTCATGTCCGGAGGCTGCGTTCAGGGaacggcagcagcagcagctgtgccgCGGACCAGCACCCACAACTGGAGAGTCCAGGCCCGGCTGGCTCTGCCGGTGGTACACCAAATAGGAGAACTCGTTTCAG GTTGCAATTTCCCCAGCTGGCCCTGAGGCGAAGGTTGGGCCAGCTAAGCTGTATGTCTAGGCCTGCTCTGAAACTCCGTTCTTGGCCTCTGACTATTCTCTATTATCTTCTGCCTTTTGGTGCTCTTAAACCCTTGACCAGAGTGGGATGGAGGCCTATGAGCAGG GTTGCTCTGTACAAATCTGTACCAACTCGACTGCTGTCACGAGCCTGGGGTCGCCTGAACCAGGTGGAGCTGCCTACATGGCTCCGGAAGCCTGTTTACAGCCTGTACATCTGGACATTTGGAGTGAACATGAAGGAGGCAGCTGTTGAAGATCTGCATCACTATAGAAACCTCAGCGAATTCTTCCGCAGGAAGCTGAAACCACAAGCGCGGCCAGTCTGCTGTTTGCACAGTGTG ATTAGTCCCTCTGATGGAAAGATCCTTAATTTTGGACAGGTAAAAAACTGTGAAGTGGAGCAAGTAAAAGGGGTAACTTATTCTCTGGAATCTTTCTTGGGACCTCGCATCTGCACAGAGGAACTGCATTTTACCCAGG CCCCGCCTGGTAACTCTTTTCAGCAACAACTAGTCACAAAGCAGGGGAATGAGCTCTATCATTGTGTAATCTACCTTGCACCAGGGGATTATCACTGCTTCCACTCACCCACTGACTGGAGAGTGTCACACCGACGTCATTTCCCAG GCTCTCTGATGTCTGTGAATCCTGGGGTTGCTCGCTGGATCAAGGAACTGTTCTGCCACAATGAACGGGTTGTCCTTACAGGTGACTGGAAACAtggctttttctctttaacagcTGTAGGAGCAACAAACGTGGGCTCCATCCGCATCTACTTTGACCAG GACTTGCATACCAACAGTCCATGTTACTCTAAAGGTTCCTACAATGACTTCAGCTTCATCTCTAATAACAACAAGGAGGGAATCCCCATGAGGAAAGGAGAACATTTAGGGGAATTTAACTTGGGCTCTACGATCGTACTAATCTTTGAGGCACCCAAGGACTTCAAATTCCACCTCAAAGCCGGACAGAAAATCCGCTTTGGAGAAGCGCTGGGCTCTCTATAG
- the PISD gene encoding phosphatidylserine decarboxylase proenzyme, mitochondrial isoform X4: MCQSNTLQGPDLHTGKWLQFPQLALRRRLGQLSCMSRPALKLRSWPLTILYYLLPFGALKPLTRVGWRPMSRVALYKSVPTRLLSRAWGRLNQVELPTWLRKPVYSLYIWTFGVNMKEAAVEDLHHYRNLSEFFRRKLKPQARPVCCLHSVISPSDGKILNFGQVKNCEVEQVKGVTYSLESFLGPRICTEELHFTQAPPGNSFQQQLVTKQGNELYHCVIYLAPGDYHCFHSPTDWRVSHRRHFPGSLMSVNPGVARWIKELFCHNERVVLTGDWKHGFFSLTAVGATNVGSIRIYFDQDLHTNSPCYSKGSYNDFSFISNNNKEGIPMRKGEHLGEFNLGSTIVLIFEAPKDFKFHLKAGQKIRFGEALGSL, from the exons ATGTGTCAGTCAAACACCCTGCAGGGACCAGATCTGCACACAGGGAAATG GTTGCAATTTCCCCAGCTGGCCCTGAGGCGAAGGTTGGGCCAGCTAAGCTGTATGTCTAGGCCTGCTCTGAAACTCCGTTCTTGGCCTCTGACTATTCTCTATTATCTTCTGCCTTTTGGTGCTCTTAAACCCTTGACCAGAGTGGGATGGAGGCCTATGAGCAGG GTTGCTCTGTACAAATCTGTACCAACTCGACTGCTGTCACGAGCCTGGGGTCGCCTGAACCAGGTGGAGCTGCCTACATGGCTCCGGAAGCCTGTTTACAGCCTGTACATCTGGACATTTGGAGTGAACATGAAGGAGGCAGCTGTTGAAGATCTGCATCACTATAGAAACCTCAGCGAATTCTTCCGCAGGAAGCTGAAACCACAAGCGCGGCCAGTCTGCTGTTTGCACAGTGTG ATTAGTCCCTCTGATGGAAAGATCCTTAATTTTGGACAGGTAAAAAACTGTGAAGTGGAGCAAGTAAAAGGGGTAACTTATTCTCTGGAATCTTTCTTGGGACCTCGCATCTGCACAGAGGAACTGCATTTTACCCAGG CCCCGCCTGGTAACTCTTTTCAGCAACAACTAGTCACAAAGCAGGGGAATGAGCTCTATCATTGTGTAATCTACCTTGCACCAGGGGATTATCACTGCTTCCACTCACCCACTGACTGGAGAGTGTCACACCGACGTCATTTCCCAG GCTCTCTGATGTCTGTGAATCCTGGGGTTGCTCGCTGGATCAAGGAACTGTTCTGCCACAATGAACGGGTTGTCCTTACAGGTGACTGGAAACAtggctttttctctttaacagcTGTAGGAGCAACAAACGTGGGCTCCATCCGCATCTACTTTGACCAG GACTTGCATACCAACAGTCCATGTTACTCTAAAGGTTCCTACAATGACTTCAGCTTCATCTCTAATAACAACAAGGAGGGAATCCCCATGAGGAAAGGAGAACATTTAGGGGAATTTAACTTGGGCTCTACGATCGTACTAATCTTTGAGGCACCCAAGGACTTCAAATTCCACCTCAAAGCCGGACAGAAAATCCGCTTTGGAGAAGCGCTGGGCTCTCTATAG